The following coding sequences are from one Bacillus marinisedimentorum window:
- the rpoC gene encoding DNA-directed RNA polymerase subunit beta' produces MLDVNNFEYMKIGLASPDKIRSWSYGEVKKPETINYRTLKPEKDGLFCERIFGPTKDWECHCGKYKRVRYKGVVCDRCGVEVTRAKVRRERMGHIELAAPVSHIWYFKGIPSRMGLVLDMSPRALEEVIYFASYVVTEPADTPLEKKQLLSEKEYRTYRDKYGSSFQAAMGAEAIKKLLQDINLDKDVDTLKEELKTAQGQRRTRAIKRLEVLESFRNSGNDPSWMILDVLPVIPPELRPMVQLDGGRFATSDLNDLYRRVINRNNRLKRLLDLGAPSIIVQNEKRMLQEAVDALIDNGRRGRPVTGPGNRPLKSLSHMLKGKQGRFRQNLLGKRVDYSGRSVIVVGPNLKMYQCGLPKEMAIELFKPFVMKELVEKGIAHNIKSAKRKIERLQPEVWDVLEDVIKEHPVLLNRAPTLHRLGIQAFEPTLVEGRAIRLHPLVCTAYNADFDGDQMAVHVPLSAEAQAEARLLMLAAQNILNPKDGKPVVTPSQDMVLGNYYLTMEREGAVGEGKVFSDINEALIAYQNGYVHLHTRIAVAAKSLKNKTFTEEQNGMFLLTTVGKLIFNEILPDSFPYINEPTQHNLENETPAEYFVKPGTDLKKEIQSRELIVPFKKKILGNIIAEVFKKFKITETSKMLDRMKDLGFKYSTKAGITVGVSDIIVLPEKQEILAESEEKVENVLKQFRRGLITEEERYDRIISIWSQAKDTIQGKLMATLNKDNPIFMMSDSGARGNASNFTQLAGMRGLMANPAGRIIELPIRSSFREGLTVLEYFISTHGARKGLADTALKTADSGYLTRRLVDVAQDVIVREDDCNTDRGLEVAAIKEGNEIIEPLYDRIVGRVAFKTVRHPETGEVIVAPNELITEDISRIIVEAGVEKLIIRSAFTCDTEHGVCKKCYGRNLATGQRVEVGEAVGIIAAQSIGEPGTQLTMRTFHTGGVAGDDITQGLPRIQELFEARNPKGQAVITEIYGTVTAINEVKEKHEIVVQSDVETRTYTAPYGARVKVREGQEVTAGQELTEGSIDPKELLKIRGIDGVQEYLLREVQKVYRMQGVEIGDKHVEVMVRQMLRKIRVTDAGDTEVLPGSLLEIHQFKDANKKVLLGGGKPATGKPVLLGITKASLETDSFLSAASFQETTRVLTDAAIKGKRDELLGLKENVIIGKLVPAGTGMNRYRQVEMDAPELEVQEVEDESENLVR; encoded by the coding sequence TTGTTGGATGTTAATAACTTTGAATATATGAAAATCGGCCTTGCATCACCTGATAAGATCCGTTCCTGGTCTTACGGAGAAGTGAAAAAACCTGAGACCATCAACTACCGTACGTTAAAGCCTGAAAAAGACGGGCTGTTCTGTGAACGCATTTTCGGTCCGACAAAAGATTGGGAATGCCACTGTGGAAAGTACAAGCGCGTCCGTTATAAGGGTGTCGTTTGTGACCGATGCGGAGTGGAAGTCACAAGAGCCAAAGTACGGCGTGAGCGGATGGGCCATATCGAATTAGCTGCCCCTGTGTCTCATATCTGGTATTTCAAAGGAATTCCAAGCCGCATGGGACTTGTGCTTGATATGTCACCGCGGGCACTCGAAGAAGTCATTTATTTCGCTTCTTATGTCGTGACAGAACCAGCGGATACGCCGCTTGAGAAGAAGCAGCTGCTTTCTGAGAAGGAATACCGTACTTACCGCGATAAGTACGGCAGCTCCTTCCAGGCGGCTATGGGTGCTGAAGCGATCAAGAAATTGCTTCAGGACATCAATCTGGACAAAGATGTCGACACCTTGAAAGAAGAGTTGAAAACGGCACAGGGACAGCGCCGCACACGTGCGATAAAGCGCCTGGAAGTGCTTGAGTCATTCCGTAATTCCGGAAATGACCCATCATGGATGATCCTTGATGTACTGCCGGTCATCCCGCCAGAGCTGCGCCCAATGGTCCAGCTGGACGGCGGCCGTTTCGCCACTTCCGACTTGAATGACCTTTACCGCCGTGTCATCAACCGGAACAACCGCTTGAAGCGTCTGCTTGACCTTGGTGCACCAAGCATCATCGTTCAGAATGAGAAACGTATGCTGCAGGAGGCTGTTGATGCTCTGATCGATAATGGCAGAAGAGGCCGTCCTGTAACAGGACCGGGAAACCGTCCGCTCAAGTCCCTTTCCCATATGCTGAAAGGGAAACAGGGCCGTTTCCGCCAGAATTTGCTCGGTAAGCGTGTTGACTATTCTGGCCGTTCCGTTATCGTTGTCGGGCCGAACCTGAAAATGTATCAATGCGGCCTTCCGAAAGAGATGGCAATTGAATTGTTCAAGCCTTTCGTCATGAAAGAGCTTGTTGAGAAGGGCATTGCCCATAACATCAAAAGCGCAAAGCGGAAAATCGAACGGCTTCAGCCGGAAGTGTGGGATGTCCTTGAAGATGTAATCAAGGAACACCCTGTCCTGCTGAACCGTGCCCCAACCCTTCACCGTCTCGGCATCCAGGCATTTGAGCCGACACTGGTGGAAGGCCGGGCAATCCGCCTGCACCCGCTTGTCTGTACAGCTTACAACGCTGACTTTGACGGTGACCAGATGGCCGTCCACGTACCGCTGTCAGCCGAAGCGCAGGCAGAAGCGCGCCTGCTTATGCTGGCCGCCCAGAATATCCTTAACCCGAAAGACGGCAAACCTGTTGTCACACCATCACAGGATATGGTACTCGGAAACTATTACCTGACGATGGAGCGCGAAGGTGCTGTCGGTGAGGGGAAAGTATTCAGCGACATCAACGAGGCGCTGATCGCATATCAAAACGGATATGTCCATTTGCATACGCGTATTGCGGTTGCTGCCAAATCGCTGAAGAATAAGACATTCACTGAAGAACAAAACGGCATGTTCCTGCTTACAACTGTCGGAAAGCTCATTTTCAACGAGATCCTGCCGGATTCATTCCCTTACATCAATGAGCCGACGCAGCACAACCTTGAAAATGAAACACCGGCTGAGTATTTTGTAAAGCCTGGAACAGACCTGAAAAAAGAGATTCAATCAAGGGAACTCATTGTTCCGTTCAAAAAGAAGATTCTCGGAAACATCATTGCCGAAGTATTCAAGAAGTTTAAGATCACTGAGACTTCCAAAATGCTTGACCGCATGAAAGACCTTGGCTTCAAGTACTCTACAAAAGCCGGTATTACAGTTGGTGTATCCGACATCATCGTCCTTCCTGAGAAACAGGAGATTCTGGCTGAGTCTGAAGAAAAAGTCGAAAACGTCCTTAAGCAGTTCCGCCGCGGTTTGATCACCGAAGAAGAACGCTATGACAGAATCATTTCGATCTGGAGCCAGGCGAAAGACACGATCCAGGGCAAACTGATGGCGACGCTTAATAAAGATAATCCGATCTTTATGATGAGTGACTCCGGCGCCCGTGGTAACGCGTCCAACTTCACCCAGCTTGCCGGTATGCGCGGACTCATGGCGAACCCGGCCGGACGGATCATCGAGTTGCCGATCAGGTCCAGCTTCCGTGAAGGCCTGACCGTTCTGGAATACTTCATTTCCACGCACGGTGCGCGTAAAGGTCTTGCCGATACAGCCCTTAAAACGGCTGACTCCGGCTACCTCACACGCCGTCTTGTCGATGTCGCCCAGGATGTCATCGTCCGCGAAGACGATTGTAATACTGACCGCGGGCTTGAAGTCGCGGCCATCAAAGAAGGAAATGAAATTATCGAACCGCTTTATGACCGGATCGTCGGACGTGTTGCATTCAAGACGGTGCGCCATCCGGAAACGGGAGAAGTCATTGTTGCACCGAACGAGTTGATAACAGAAGATATCTCCCGCATCATTGTAGAAGCAGGTGTCGAGAAACTCATCATCCGTTCAGCATTCACTTGTGATACTGAACATGGCGTCTGCAAAAAATGTTACGGACGGAACCTGGCGACAGGCCAGCGCGTTGAAGTCGGCGAAGCTGTCGGTATCATTGCAGCCCAGTCAATCGGTGAACCTGGCACCCAGCTGACAATGCGTACGTTCCACACAGGCGGCGTTGCCGGAGACGATATCACACAGGGTCTACCGCGTATCCAGGAGCTTTTCGAAGCCCGGAACCCGAAAGGCCAGGCTGTCATCACAGAAATTTACGGTACAGTTACCGCGATAAACGAAGTAAAAGAAAAGCATGAGATCGTCGTACAAAGTGATGTGGAAACACGGACATACACTGCTCCATACGGCGCCCGCGTGAAAGTCCGCGAAGGTCAGGAAGTAACGGCCGGGCAGGAACTTACCGAAGGTTCCATCGACCCGAAAGAACTTCTGAAAATCCGCGGCATCGACGGGGTGCAGGAATACTTGCTGCGTGAAGTGCAGAAAGTGTACCGGATGCAGGGTGTTGAGATCGGCGACAAGCACGTCGAGGTCATGGTCCGCCAGATGCTTCGCAAAATCCGTGTAACCGATGCAGGGGACACAGAGGTTCTTCCGGGATCACTCCTGGAAATCCATCAATTCAAAGATGCCAACAAAAAAGTGCTGCTCGGCGGCGGCAAGCCTGCAACAGGCAAGCCGGTACTGCTCGGTATCACAAAAGCATCTCTTGAAACGGATTCCTTCCTGTCTGCCGCATCGTTCCAGGAAACGACAAGAGTCCTTACCGATGCAGCCATCAAAGGCAAACGCGATGAGCTCCTCGGCTTGAAGGAGAACGTCATCATCGGTAAGCTTGTACCTGCCGGAACAGGAATGAACCGTTACCGCCAGGTGGAAATGGATGCACCTGAATTGGAAGTGCAAGAGGTCGAAGATGAGAGTGAAAATCTCGTTCGATAA